The DNA region TTCGCTCGCGGCGTCGGCCGCTGTCTGCTCGTGGTCGGGATGCGTGTTCTCGACGAAGTGTTCGGCCGTGAACTCCCGGAGCGAGGGATATTTCAGGCCGAGGTCGTCCAGTTGCTCTGGGCCGTAGATGTCCTCGGGTTCGACGAGCAGGGGTTCGTGGTTGTACGATCCGACGCCGTAGGAGTCGCCGTGCTGGCGGAAGTACAGCGAACGGTCCTGGTGGCGGAGGATGGGCTGTTCGATTTCCCGGTCGGCACCGGCCAGTTCGTCGATGGCGTCCGAGACGAGGTACTGGTGAGCGCACGGTTTGAGTGGAATATCGATATCGACCATCTCGCCGAACAGCGGCCCCCAGATGTTCGTCGCTAGGAGCACCTCTTCGGCTTCGATACGACCGTGTTCGGTGACGACGGCGTCTATCTCGCCGTCCTCGACGTCGAGGTCGGTGACCTGCGCGTTCCCGTAGAACTCGGCCCCGCGTTCGCGCGCCAGGTTCGCCATCGTCTCCGAAACGTCGACGGCGTGGGCCTTGCCGTCCGACGGGACGTAGTAACCGCCGTGGATGGCGTCCGCGTTCACCTGCGGGACGCGCTCCTCGACCGCCGACGGCGACAACAGTTCACCGTCCTCGACGCCGAACGAGCGGCCCCACTCGCGCTTTCGCTTCAGGAACTCCCATCGATCCTCCGTGTAGGCGACTTCGATGCCGCCGCACGTCCGAAATCCGTCGAGGTCCTCGTACAGGGTCCGCGTGTACTGGGCCATCTTCGACATCAGCTTGTTACCGGCCGTCTGAAACACCAAGCCCGGTGCGTGGGACGTCGATCCGCCCGTCTCGAACAACGGTCCCTGATCGACGACGACGACGTCCTCGCGGCCCAGTTCCGTCAAGTGATACGCCGCGCTACAGCCGACACAACCGGCACCCACGACGAGTGTCCCGACTTCGTCGGGGAGTGTGCTATTTGCACTCATTTGTCACATGAACGTCCGTCGGACCGGGTGAAAAGGGTCAATGTGAGATAAGACAGGTATTGAAAATAGGGACCCGATTCGAGGCTCACGAGCGGGACGCCGTCGTCCGAATCGGTCGACTCGAATCGTCGTTCGAACCGTTCGACTCGAATCTACTCTCGAAACGGGTCGATTCGATCCCTCACTCGAACCGATCCAACTCGAACATCCCGATGGGATGGTCGGTCTCCCCCTCGGCGGCGAGGTCGGCGAGGATTTCGCCGACGACGCTCGAAAACTTGAATCCGTGGCCGGAGAACCCGGCCGCGACCGCGACCTGTGGATGGTTCGGAAGCGTGTCGAGGATGAAGTGTTCGTCCGGCGAGTTGGTGAACATGCACGTCGCCAACCGCATGGTCTGGCCCGCGGCTTTCGGGAAGTACTTCTCGGTGAAATCGCGGAGGAGTCGTTCGTCCGCCGGTCCCGGTTCCGTGTTCCAGTCGTCGGGGTCCACCTGTTCGTCGAAGTGGTGATATTTGCCGAGTTTGAACCCGGGCACGCTGTATATCGGGAGGCCGTAGAACCGCCCTTCCGGGGCGCTGATATTCCACACCGGGAACGAGTCGGGTTCGAACAGCGACGGGGTTTCGGGTTGGAACCACGCGAGGACCTGCCGTTCGGGGACGGCGAGTCCGTCCAGCGCGTCGGCGAGTTTGTAGTTCCACGCACCGGCAGCGAGCACGAGGCTATCGGCCTCGTACGACCGGCCGACGTCTCGACTCGCACGCCGCCGTCCGGGGTTTCGGTCCAGTCGAGGACGCGTTGGCGGGCGCGAATATCCGCTCCTTCCTCCTGTGCGGCCTCGACGTGTCCAATGATCGATTCCTCCGGGACGACGAACCCGCCGTCGGATTGGTACAGCGCCTTGTAGTCGTCCGGAAGTCGATAGCCGGGAAAGCGGTCGGCCAGTTCCGCGCCGGTGAGGATTTCGTGCGGAATGTCGTGTTCCTCGCAGGAGCGTAGCGACCCCTCGAAGACGACGTTCCCCTCGGGGGCGGCGTCGATGGAACCGGTTCGGTGGATGACCGGTCGTCCCGTCCGGTCGGCCAACTCGTCCCACAGTTCGTAGGCACGCTCGATGAGCGGGATGTACGACGGATGTTCGTAGTACGCACGCCGGATTATTCGCGTGATGCCGTGCGAGGAACCCTGTGTGTGCGGGATGTCGAACCGTTCCAATCCGAGGACGTCGAGGCCGCGCCGCGCCAGGTGGTACGTCGCGGCGCTCCCCATTCCACCGACGCCGATGACGATGACGTCCCGTCGGTTGTTACTGTCACTCATACTCGTCCCCGTAGTTTCGAATCGACCGTCTTCACGTTTTCCCCGCGAAAATCGGATGAACCCGCGTTCGTCCCCGCTCGAACGATCCGTCTCGAAACCGGGGGCACTTGAATGGGGGAGCTATCTGTGGTTCATATTTATACCCCCAGATAGTGACAAGTTGTCACATGACACGATGGAACGACGGGACCGACCGGGTCGAAGCGGTCAGTCCCGACATCACCGACGAAACGAACGCCCTCCCCGCGGAGTACTTCACCAGCCCGGACGTGTTCGAAATGGAGAAGGAAAAGGTGTTCTCGCGCTACTGGGTGTACGCGGGCCACGCCAACTGCATCCCCGAGTCCGGGGAGTTCTTCACCCGGAACGTCGGCGACAAGGAGATAATCGTCCTCCGGGACGACGAGGGCGACGTTCGGGCGTTCTACAACGTCTGTGCCCATCGAGGGTCGAAAATCGTCGACGATACGCCGATGAGCGACCCCGGTCACGTGAATCGGATCCAGTGTCCGTACCACCTCTGGACGTACGACCTGGACGGGGACCTCGCGACGACGCCGAAGAGCTTCGAGGAGGCGAGCCTCAACCCGGACTTGGAGGACGACGACGTGTCGGAACTCGATGCCGGGAAAAACAGTTTGATGGAGGTTTCGACCGACCGAATCGGCCCGCTGGTGTTCGTCAACTTCGACACCGACCCGATACCGCTCTCCGAACAGGCCGGGAAGATGCAAACGGAACTCGAAGCGCTCCCGCTGGACGAGTACGAACACGCCGCGCGGTTCGTCTCGGAGGTCGAATGCAACTGGAAGACGTTCGGCGGGAACTACTCCGAGTGCGACCACTGCCAGGCCAACCATCAGGATTGGATCAAGGGAATTCAACTCGACGAGTCGGAGTTGGAGGTGAACGATTACCACTGGGTGCTCCACTATACCCACGAGGAAGACGTCGAGGACGAACTCCGAATTCACGACGAGCACGAGGCGAAGTTCTACTACATGTGGCCGAACTTCACGGTGAACATGTACGGCACCGCGGACGGCTACGGGACGTACATCATCGACCCCATCGACGAGCAACGGTTCCAACTCGTCGCCGACTACTTCTTCAGGGATGCGGAGATGAGCAACGAGGAACTGGAGTTCGTTCGAACGAGCCGCCAACTGCAGGAGGAGGATTTCGAGTTGGTCGAGCGTCAGTACCAGGGGCTGAAGTCGGGAGCGCTCGCACAGGCCCAACTCGGACCGAACGAGCACACGCTCCACAAGTTCCACCGACTGGCCCAAGAGGCCTACAACGCCTGAACCGACGATGAGCGAACAGGAACCAGCGCCGTTCGTCGCCGGTTGTCCCGACTGCGGGGAGCGAAAGGAGGCGGGAACGCCCAACGAGGTGATCGAGTTCTACAGACGCCACCGTGCGCTCACGGGGCACGACGTCGAGTGGGAGTACGCCGACTACGGGTCGGCCGGAGAACCACCCGACGACGCGGACCTCAAATCCGTGGTCCTCGAACTCGGCGAGCGCTTCGAGGACGGCGTCCCGCTCGGTCTCGTGACGGCGGCGATGGGCGAGCGGGGTCGAACCGTCGGCGAGACGTTGGACGAACTCCGCGAACTGCGGATGACGGGTCACGTCTGGGAACCGAAGGACGACCACGTCAGCGCGTTCTAAACGGGGGGCCGCGGTCGGACGACCGCGTTTTCTGCCGGGAGACGGGGAGGGCTACCGTCTCTTCGAAGACCGGATGGTGGCTATCGCGTGCGATTCCGACCGTGGCGTGCGATTCCGACCGTGGTACCGAACGTTTCATTCGGAACGTGGTATCGAACCTTTCATTCCGATTGTGGTACCGAATGTTTAACACGCATGCCGACGAGGGTCGGATGTCGAGGGAATCACCGGAAATAGCTATGTCGTTCATCTCGCACGTCACGGTTCACCATCCGGACCTCGCGCTGGCACCCACGATAGCGGCGGTACCGAACGTCGCCATCAAGGTCGTTCCGACGACGGGGACGGACCCGGATACGGGACTGTTCTTCTTCCTCGTCGAAACCGAGGACGGTGATTTCGGCCCATTCGAGGACGCGCTACGGGACGATTCGACGGTGAAGAAGTCCGAGATGGTGGCGAACCACGGCGACACCCGAATCTACCGGCTCTGCTACACGCCGGGCACGAAACTGCTCACGCCGAAGACGACCAAGGTCGGCGGCCTGATGCTCGAAGCGAGGTCGGTGCGGCAGGGATGGCTCCTCCGTCTCCAACTCCCCGACCGAAAGTCGCTGTCACAGCTATGGGATTACTGTCGAGAGGAGGACATCTCGTTCGAATTGGACCGGATGTATCAACAGGAGGGCCTGACCGCCGACGGGGAATCCCTGACCGATGCACAGCGAACGGCCCTGTTGACGGCGTTCGAGGCGGGCTATTTCGAGGAACCGCGCCAGACCTCACACGAAGCCCTCGCCGAGCAGTTGGGAATCTCGTCGACGGCGGTCGGCGGGCGGATCAGACGCGGAACGTCGCGTCTCATCGAAACGACGCTCGTGCCGGACGAATAGACGGAGCGGTAGCAACGCCAAGACGGAGCGGTGGAAATGCAACGTCCGTGGAAACTGGACGAAGGATTGTGAAGACGGACGCCGAACCGTCGGCCCTCAGGGACGGTCGGCGTCACTGCCGTCGGAGAGAGTCCGGTCCGCCCAGCGCTCGATGTCTTCCGCGATTTCCTTCCAGCCGTCTCCGACCATGAGTAGGTGGGACCGCCCGACGAACTCGTGGAGGTCCGTGACCGCCCGACTGCGACCGTACTTTCGATTGATCGAACGGGAGAGCGACGGCGGCGACGTGTGGTCTCGCTCACCGGCGACGAGCAGGAGTGGTGGTCGGTCGTCGTTTCCGTAATCGACGGTGTTCGCCGCGTTGGGCGTGAGACTCGACGTTCCCGCTTGGAAGAAGATACGGCCGGTTTCCGGCACCGCGTATCGGTCGTAGGCGGCGCGCGCATCGTCGTCCGGCCACGTGTTGACGAACGCGTATTTGAACTGTTCGAAGGACAATTCCACGGTGCGGTTACGGTTCGCGGGGTTGGAGAGTACCGGCCACGCCGTCCGGAGCGAGGACAGCGGAAGTCGAACCCCCTTCGGCGGGGCGGTGTCGATGGCCACCCCTGCCGCGCCGAATCCCCGATCCAACAACAGTTGAACGATCAGCGCGCCGAACGAGTGGCCGACCAGGACCGGTTGTTCCGGGAGGTCTCGAATCACGTCGGCGTAGTGATCTACGATTTCCTGAAGGGTGAGACCGTCTATCGGCGACGGGTCGGCACGAATTTCCTCGACGGGGCGGTCGTGTCCCGGCCACGCCGGGACGATTACTTCGTGACCACGTTCGGAGAGGTACTCCTCGAAACCCTCCCAACTGCGGGGCGTCAGCCACGCACCGTGAATCAGGACGAACGTGGTCATGGGATTTCACTACCGACCGCCCCACAATCGCCGCCGAGGAGTCGGTTCACCGATACCTGACGGAGGATACCGGATACCGGACGTACGGTGTTTGCCATGGGGTTCATCGCCCGTTCGTACGCTCGCCAGCGCCGTAACGTCGTCTGTCGTATCGACGGATAGTTGCGGAGGTTGCGGTATTCCAGGGTACTATCGTCGAGAACAGACGAGGGAGCTACCTGACCAATAGTACGAGTCACCGAGTCAATAGTACTGTGGAACGGCGTGTGAAAAATAGCCGATGCCACGACGGCCACATCATTCACAAGCGCGCTGGAACATGGACCGGTATGGACGAACTACCGCCGATCGGATTGGGAACGTACAAGAACACCGACCCTGAGGAGTGTGCGGACATCGTGGCGGCCGCACTGGAACTCGGTTATCATCACGTCGATACCGCACGTGCCTACGACAACGAGGAGTACGTCGGCGACGGTATCGAGCAAGCCGACGTGGACCGCGGGGACGTGTTTCTGGCGACGAAGGTGTGGGACGACATGCTCGCGCACGACGACGTGCTCGCCGGCGCGGCGGCGAGCCTCGACGACCTCGGCGTGGACGCGATCGATCTGTTGTACGTCCACTGGCCGCGGGACACCTACGACGCGGAGGGAACGCTCCCCGCGTTCGACGAGTTGCGCGAGGAGGGGAAAATCGAGCACGTCGGCCTGAGCAACTTCACGCCGGAGCAACTGGACGAGGCGCGTTCGATCCTCGACGCGCCGATAGTCGCCCATCAGGTCGAGATGCACCCGCTGCTCCAGCAGGAGGAACTGCAGGAGTACGCGCGAGAGGACGACCACTGGCTCGTCGCCTACGCGCCGGTCGCGCGCGGTGAAGTCGCGGAGGTGGACGAGATTCTGGAGGTCGCCGAGCGACACGACGCGACCCCGTATCAGGTGTCGCTGGCGTGGCTCGCCGCGAAGGAGAACGTCGCCGCCATCCCGAAGACGTCGAGCAAGGAGCACCTCCGGGACAACCTCGCGGCGCGCGAGTTGGAACTGAGCGAGGAGGACATCGCCACCATCGACGGCATCGAGCACGAGGAGCGGTTCATCGATCCGGACGACGCGCCGTGGAATCAGTGAACGCCGTCCGATAGGTCGTCGGAACTCCGTTCTGCGACGAGGACGCCCACTTGATCGTGAACGCGTTCGACCGCCGTCACCGCGAATCCGGCATCGGTCAGCGCGTCCACGAGCACGCCGACGGTCGCCGCATCGACCCCGTGCCCGTACAACGGCTCATCGGGATCGGAATCGCCGAAAAACATCGCATCGCCGAGGACGAAACGGCGAGGGTCGAGGTCGGCGACGGCGTCGATGGCCGCCAGTTTCTCCTCGTCGGGTAGGTGGTGCAAGGCGAAGTTCGAGACGACGATATCTAGTCTGCCGTCGTACTGCGGGTCGAGAAACTCTCCGTAGCCGAACTCCACGTTCTCGATACCGCTGTCGGCCGCCTTCGTGCGAGCCTGTTCCAGCATTCCTTCGCTGATGTCGCGACCGACGACGCGTCCGGCATCCGCGGCGAGCGCGAGCGCGAGCAGGCCCGTTCCGGTTCCGAGGTCGAGCACCACGTCGTCGGAACGCGGGTCGGCGTGGTCGATGACCAGCGTGGCACACGCCCGGTACTCTTCGCCGACCTGACTCTCGTCGTAATCCGCGGCGATTCGAGAGAACCGGTCCGCGAGTTCTTCGAGTCGTTCGTTCACGGTTCCCATCCCTCCTCGAACGCTTCGCGTGAGAGTTCCATGTTGACCGTGGCACCGACCTCCGACCCGTCCGCGACGGCACTCGGGACCGAGAGGCTGGAACCGCTCGCGGCGTCACCCGCGACGAAAAGACCCTCGACCGACGTCAAACCGGCACCGTGCTGTGACCGCGTCACTTCGACGAGGCCCATTTCGTTCACCGGGAGGCCGAGTTGTTCGGCGAACTCGCCGTGCTGTTCCATCGGCGGTGGGTAAAAGAGGGCGCGGCGGGACACCTCGCGTCCGTCCGCGAGCGAGACGCTTTCGAGCCCCGCATCACCGCCGAGCGCGGTGATCGGATCGTCCACTATTTCGACCCCGCGTTCGACGAACTGTGACCGGGTTTCCGCGTCGAAAACGTCGTTCCCGTCGGTGAACACGACGAGGTCGTCGCTCAGGTTGTGGATGAGCTTCGCGTATTCGAGCATTTCCGGGGCATGGACCACGACCCCGGAGCGGTTCGTCGCGGACCTCGTACCCGTGACAGTACGGACAGTGGTACACCCCGTCGGCCCACAGTTCTTCGAATCCGTCGATGTCGGGAAACACGTCGATGACACCGGTCGCGAGAACGAGTTTTCGGCTCGTGTACGTCTCGCCGTCATCGAGTGTGCTGATGAATTCGTTTTCGTCTTTCTCGACCGCCGTCACCCGCGAATCGTGGAACTCGGCCCCGTATTCGGCTACTTCTTCGCGACCGAGACGACGGAGTTCCGTCGGCGCGATACCGTCCCGCGTCAGGTACCCGTGAGCTTCGTCCGCCGGACCGTTGCGCGGTTCGTCGTCGTCACAGACCAGGACGCTGCGGAGCGAGCGACCTAACTGGAGAGCGGCGCTCAAACCTGCTGGCCCGCCACCGATGACGAGGACGTCGTAATCCGGTTCGCCGCGAGTTGTTTGCATAGTTAGTGCAATCAGGATTGGAAGGTATAAGGATTGTGCAAGCGGCGGTCTCAACCGAGCATCATCACCAGAGTCACTCTATTCGCCGAATATGGGGATTCTATCCGACAAAGACCACAGCAGACGATCTCTTTTGTTTCGCAGGGATGTCGATACCTGTCGTCTTTCGATCCGAACCGCAACAAATGTTTGCAGTGAATGTGCAACCTTTATCGGGTAGTAACACCGAACAGAGACAACGATGACGGATGCCATACTGGAACAGAACCGAACCGAGCGGGAGTGCGAGGATCTGCTCGAAGGAATGCTCGGATTGAACGAACTCGATAGGGGCGTGTTCAGACTGCTGATCGAGAGTCCCGAACCGCTCACCGTGGACGCGGTGGCGGAGTTCATCGACCGGGAACGGACGACGGCGTACCGTTCGGTCAAACGCCTTCAGGAAACCGGGCTCGTCGAGAAAGAACAGGAAAACTGCGATTGCGGCGGCTACCACCACGTGTATCGAATCACCGACCCGGACGAAATCGCGGACGGATTCCAACGAATGCTCAACGACTGGTATGCCGAGACGGGACAGTTGATTCAGGAGTTCCGAGAGACGTACGGGGAGAACCGTCCTCCGGAAATCGATCCGTAAATCGTCGTTCCAGTCGCCGTAACGGTAAAAATGGAAACGAGAAAAACCGACCCGATCTACTGTCTCCTGACTGGTGCGCGCCGGTTACGGAAACAGCCGTGCTCGAAGTCGCGGGTCCGAATCCGTCGAACCGCTCGTTTTCGCGTCCGTCACCTCGTGTTGCGGCGAACCGTAGACGGACCGTTCGTCGTCGTCCCGCTGCAGATCGTGTTGTGGATATCCGTACAGATACTGTTTCATTTGTTGACCATCCGAACTTCTTTCTTCGATAATACCCTCCATTCGTACGACTATAATCCTTTCCACAGAGGCAGATACAACGTGGTTGCAGCGGCAAGTCAACTAAGTAGCGGGTAGCGGAGCGGACGGCTTCGAGCGCGGCGGTTTCCATGGGTCCGACAGTCACCCACGAACAAGAGCTTTGAAGCACGCGGGTCGATGTCAACCCGAGATGAATGCAGACGACGCGGAGGCGACGGTACGGGAGTACTACGAGGCGCTTCGTGAGGGAGAACCGTTACCGCCGTTTTTCGCGGCGGACGAGTCGCTGGTCAAGTTCGGAATCTCGGAACGACTCGTCGGGTACGAGGCCGTCGCTGAAGGATTACGCGATCAGACCCGCGAATCGGAGGACTGGACGGTGACGAGCAGCGACCTGCGTGTGACCGAACGCGACCGCCACGCGTGGTTCAGCGACGACGTTCACATGGCGTGGACCGATATCGACACCGACACCGAAACCGGAACGCGCCGCGAGTTCGACACGCGCTGGAGCGGCACGCTGGAGGAACGTGACGGGGAATGGCTGTTCGTCGGGATGCACGTGAGCGCCCCGCAACAGCTCTGATACCCGAAAACTTCGACTCTCAATTATTCGACGGAGATGACGACCTTCCCGCGATGCTCCCCCTGATCCACGTAGCGGTAGCGCCTCGCGGACGTCGTCGAAGTCGAAGACGCGGTCAATGACGGGGTGCATCTCCTCGACCGCCATCGCGTCGGTCATCCGGTCGAACATCGCGCGGCTTCCGACGCCCATCACGCCCTCGACGTCGAGCGATTTGTGCATGATCGGGGCGGGATCGACGCGTCCTTGCTGCCCGGCGAGAACGCCAATGAGATGGACGTGGCCGCCGACGGCCGCCGCTTCGAGCGACTTCCCGAGCGTCCCGGGACCGCCGACTTCGACGACGTGATCCGCGCCGCCGATTCGCTCTCGGACGACTTCTCCCCACTCGGGGGTCGATTCGTAGTTTATCGTCTCGTTCGCCCCACGTTCGCGGGTCGCTTCGAGTTTTTCAGTCGCTCGACGACGTGACGACCGTGCGCGCGCCGTGCATCGCGGCGAACTGGAGCGCGAAGGTCGAGACGCCGCCCGTTCCGAGCGCGAGAACCGTT from Haladaptatus sp. R4 includes:
- a CDS encoding class I SAM-dependent methyltransferase encodes the protein MGTVNERLEELADRFSRIAADYDESQVGEEYRACATLVIDHADPRSDDVVLDLGTGTGLLALALAADAGRVVGRDISEGMLEQARTKAADSGIENVEFGYGEFLDPQYDGRLDIVVSNFALHHLPDEEKLAAIDAVADLDPRRFVLGDAMFFGDSDPDEPLYGHGVDAATVGVLVDALTDAGFAVTAVERVHDQVGVLVAERSSDDLSDGVH
- a CDS encoding aldo/keto reductase, whose protein sequence is MDELPPIGLGTYKNTDPEECADIVAAALELGYHHVDTARAYDNEEYVGDGIEQADVDRGDVFLATKVWDDMLAHDDVLAGAAASLDDLGVDAIDLLYVHWPRDTYDAEGTLPAFDELREEGKIEHVGLSNFTPEQLDEARSILDAPIVAHQVEMHPLLQQEELQEYAREDDHWLVAYAPVARGEVAEVDEILEVAERHDATPYQVSLAWLAAKENVAAIPKTSSKEHLRDNLAARELELSEEDIATIDGIEHEERFIDPDDAPWNQ
- a CDS encoding nuclear transport factor 2 family protein, producing MNADDAEATVREYYEALREGEPLPPFFAADESLVKFGISERLVGYEAVAEGLRDQTRESEDWTVTSSDLRVTERDRHAWFSDDVHMAWTDIDTDTETGTRREFDTRWSGTLEERDGEWLFVGMHVSAPQQL
- a CDS encoding aromatic ring-hydroxylating dioxygenase subunit alpha, whose protein sequence is MTRWNDGTDRVEAVSPDITDETNALPAEYFTSPDVFEMEKEKVFSRYWVYAGHANCIPESGEFFTRNVGDKEIIVLRDDEGDVRAFYNVCAHRGSKIVDDTPMSDPGHVNRIQCPYHLWTYDLDGDLATTPKSFEEASLNPDLEDDDVSELDAGKNSLMEVSTDRIGPLVFVNFDTDPIPLSEQAGKMQTELEALPLDEYEHAARFVSEVECNWKTFGGNYSECDHCQANHQDWIKGIQLDESELEVNDYHWVLHYTHEEDVEDELRIHDEHEAKFYYMWPNFTVNMYGTADGYGTYIIDPIDEQRFQLVADYFFRDAEMSNEELEFVRTSRQLQEEDFELVERQYQGLKSGALAQAQLGPNEHTLHKFHRLAQEAYNA
- a CDS encoding alpha/beta hydrolase — protein: MTTFVLIHGAWLTPRSWEGFEEYLSERGHEVIVPAWPGHDRPVEEIRADPSPIDGLTLQEIVDHYADVIRDLPEQPVLVGHSFGALIVQLLLDRGFGAAGVAIDTAPPKGVRLPLSSLRTAWPVLSNPANRNRTVELSFEQFKYAFVNTWPDDDARAAYDRYAVPETGRIFFQAGTSSLTPNAANTVDYGNDDRPPLLLVAGERDHTSPPSLSRSINRKYGRSRAVTDLHEFVGRSHLLMVGDGWKEIAEDIERWADRTLSDGSDADRP
- a CDS encoding helix-turn-helix domain-containing protein, which encodes MSFISHVTVHHPDLALAPTIAAVPNVAIKVVPTTGTDPDTGLFFFLVETEDGDFGPFEDALRDDSTVKKSEMVANHGDTRIYRLCYTPGTKLLTPKTTKVGGLMLEARSVRQGWLLRLQLPDRKSLSQLWDYCREEDISFELDRMYQQEGLTADGESLTDAQRTALLTAFEAGYFEEPRQTSHEALAEQLGISSTAVGGRIRRGTSRLIETTLVPDE
- a CDS encoding helix-turn-helix domain-containing protein, producing MTDAILEQNRTERECEDLLEGMLGLNELDRGVFRLLIESPEPLTVDAVAEFIDRERTTAYRSVKRLQETGLVEKEQENCDCGGYHHVYRITDPDEIADGFQRMLNDWYAETGQLIQEFRETYGENRPPEIDP